DNA sequence from the Streptomyces cinnabarinus genome:
CGAGCTGCTCTCGGACGAGGACCTGATGCGGGCGCACCGGCTGGAGCTCCCGTTCGGCTTCGATCCGCGTTCGGTCCCGGTGCCCGGCGGCCGTCCGTGACAATGGGCGGGTGACGAGCCACGAGGACGGCGCCCCCGGGTCCCTGCTGCTGGACGAGCAGCTGTGCTTCGCGCTGTACGCGGCCCAGCGCGCGGTGACGGCCGCGTACCGGCCGCTGCTCGACGAACTCGGCCTGACGTATCCGCAGTACCTGGTGCTGCTGGTGCTGTGGGAGCGGGGCGAGACGACGGTGAAGGAGCTGGCGGGGGCGCTGCGGCTGGACTACGGCACGGTGTCGCCGTTGCTCAAGCGGCTGGAGAGCGCGGGTCTTGTGCGCCGGGAGCGCTCGGCGGGCGACGAGCGCTCGGTGCTCGTCGCGTGCACGGGGCGCGCGGAGGAACTGAGGGAGCGCGCGGCGCGCGTACCGGGCGCGCTGCTCGCAGCGACGGAGCTGGGCGGGCCGGAGGTCGCGCGGTTGCGCGAGGAGCTGTGGCAGCTCACGGCGAAGGCCCGGTCGGCGGCGGACCGCGCGCGCTGAGCTCTCCGCGTTACCGGCGGTTGCCACCCCCTGACTTCACCAGCACACCTACCGGCCAGTACCTTGTGCACGATGTAATGGCGCACAGGGTAATGACGCACACGCTTTTCCGGGGGAGGACGACCATGACCGAGGACACCGCTGTCGACACCCGTCCCACGAAGATCATGTACGTGGCCGAGGCCACCGCGCACGGCGGCCGGGACGGGTATGTGACCAGTCAGGACGGTCATCTGGAACTGCGCGTGGCGATGCCGCCGCAGCTCGGCGGCGACGGCAACGGCACCAATCCCGAGCAGCTGTTCGCCGCCGGCTTCAGCGCCTGCTTCCACAACGCGCTGGTCCTCGTCGGGCGCCGGGCCGGGTTCGACCTGTCCGGTTCCACGGTCGCGGCGAAGGTCGGCATCGGCCCCAACAAGCAGCGCGGATACGGGCTCGCGGTCGCCCTCAGCGTCTCGCTGCCGGTGCTGGACGCGGACGTGGCGACGAAGCTGGTGGACGCCGCCCACGAGGTCTGCCCCTACTCGAACGCGACCCGGGGGAACATCGACGTCTCGATCCTGCTTGGGTGAGGAGGAGACACCAGCACCGAGCAGGGCGTAGAGGAGTACGGGCGTGGACGTGAACGGCACAGTGGCCGAGGGCTTCGAGCCGGTCGGGGAGGCGTTCGCGCGGAACTTCGAGACGCTCGGGGACCGGGGCGCGGCGGTCGCCGTGTACCGGGACGGGCGCAAGGTCGTCGACCTGTGGGCCGGCACCAAGGACGTCGACGGCACGGACCCCTGGCAGCGGGGCACCGCACAGGTCGTGCGCTCGGCGACCAAGGGCGTCGCCGCCGCCGTACCGCTGCTGCTGCACCGGCGCGGGCTGCTGGATCTGGACGCGCCGGTGGGCGAGTACTGGCCGGAGTTCAAAGAGCGGGGCAAGGAGCGGGTGCTGGTCCGGCACGTGCTGAACCACCGCGCGGGGCTCCCGGTGCTCGACCGGCCGCTCACTCCTCAGGAGGCGCTCGATCCGGTCAAGGGGCCCGAGGCGGTCGCCGCGCAGGCCCCCGCGTGGGAGCCGGGGAGCGCGCACGGCTACCACGCTCTGACCTACGGCTGGATGCTCGACGAACTCGTGCGCCGGGTCACCGGGCAGGGCGCCGGCGCGTGGATCGCGGCGGAGATCGCCGGGCCGCTCGGCGCCGACTTCTGGCTCGGACTGCCGGCCGCCGAGGAAACCGCGGGCCGGGCGGGCCGGGTCGGCAAGGTCGAGGGCCCCGAGCCCTCCTCCGGAGCGGTCCTGCGCGCCCGCCCCAAGCGTTCGGTCACCGACGCCTACGCCGATCCGGACTCCCTCACCCGCCGCGCCTTCGCCGCGATCACGCCCTTCCCCGACCAGAACGAACCGGCCTACCGCGCGACGGCGCTGCCCGCGACCAACGGCATAGCCACCGCCGACGGACTCGCCCGTGTGTACGCGGCGCTCATCGGCGAGGTCGACGGTGTGCGCCTCTTCGACGAGGCCACGGCACGGCTCGCCCGCGCGGAGGAGTCGGCCGGTCCGGACCGGGTCCTGGTCGTGAACACCCGCTTCGGCCTCGGGTTCATGCTGCACGGCAGCGCGTCCCCGTTCCTCTCCCCCGACTCCTTCGGCCACCCGGGCCGCGGCGGCTCCCTCGGCTTCGCCGACCCCGCGTCGGGCATCGCCTTCGGCTATGTCACCAACGGCTTCCGCAAGACGGTCACGGCGGACCCCCGCGCGCAGGCACTGGTGCGCGCGGTACGGCAATCCCTCACGCAGGGCGCGTAACCCTTCGCGCGCGCCCCGCGCTCGTCAATCACGCCAGGCGCGCGAGCCGCCCCGCGCGCCCCGGCGCCTCTTCACACATGAATCGGGTGCGAGGTCCGTCCCGACGCCGCGTCGATCTCCCCGTGCGCCTTCGTCAGCAGCTGCATGGCGAGTTCGTTCAGCGCCCGAGCCGCCGCGATCTCCTCACCGACCCGTGGCTGATTCGCGTCGGTGTGGTGGCGGCTGGCGTGGCCCTGGGACCGTACTTCGGTGCCGTCGGGCAGGCGTACCAGCGCTGCCGAGCGCGTGTGCTGGTCGTCCTCGCTGAACTCCATCTCGACGTGCCATCC
Encoded proteins:
- a CDS encoding MarR family winged helix-turn-helix transcriptional regulator translates to MTSHEDGAPGSLLLDEQLCFALYAAQRAVTAAYRPLLDELGLTYPQYLVLLVLWERGETTVKELAGALRLDYGTVSPLLKRLESAGLVRRERSAGDERSVLVACTGRAEELRERAARVPGALLAATELGGPEVARLREELWQLTAKARSAADRAR
- a CDS encoding organic hydroperoxide resistance protein, with amino-acid sequence MTEDTAVDTRPTKIMYVAEATAHGGRDGYVTSQDGHLELRVAMPPQLGGDGNGTNPEQLFAAGFSACFHNALVLVGRRAGFDLSGSTVAAKVGIGPNKQRGYGLAVALSVSLPVLDADVATKLVDAAHEVCPYSNATRGNIDVSILLG
- a CDS encoding serine hydrolase domain-containing protein, with the translated sequence MDVNGTVAEGFEPVGEAFARNFETLGDRGAAVAVYRDGRKVVDLWAGTKDVDGTDPWQRGTAQVVRSATKGVAAAVPLLLHRRGLLDLDAPVGEYWPEFKERGKERVLVRHVLNHRAGLPVLDRPLTPQEALDPVKGPEAVAAQAPAWEPGSAHGYHALTYGWMLDELVRRVTGQGAGAWIAAEIAGPLGADFWLGLPAAEETAGRAGRVGKVEGPEPSSGAVLRARPKRSVTDAYADPDSLTRRAFAAITPFPDQNEPAYRATALPATNGIATADGLARVYAALIGEVDGVRLFDEATARLARAEESAGPDRVLVVNTRFGLGFMLHGSASPFLSPDSFGHPGRGGSLGFADPASGIAFGYVTNGFRKTVTADPRAQALVRAVRQSLTQGA
- a CDS encoding DUF1876 domain-containing protein, with the protein product MMHTTVGWHVEMEFSEDDQHTRSAALVRLPDGTEVRSQGHASRHHTDANQPRVGEEIAAARALNELAMQLLTKAHGEIDAASGRTSHPIHV